In one Pseudodesulfovibrio tunisiensis genomic region, the following are encoded:
- a CDS encoding transporter substrate-binding domain-containing protein, with protein sequence MRGNILFGLRICLLVFWGATALCATPVMAGKTVVAWCYYRTEPFVTGKGQGLAHDFVKMLNERAEGRFLFTLAFLPRKRIDQRLEYHEPGVVLFVNPIWMNDPDEERYLWTSPMLRDRNEIISSASRPVEYAGVPSLFGLKLGGVFGRRYAPLEQAVATGEILREDSASARLNLLKVAERRVDFITMPRSQAMPLVKSLKIGHRLHFSSKPLFLYTRHVLVTRELHDVYAFLEDFMRKIPDDPEWKRIREKYEVE encoded by the coding sequence ATGCGTGGCAACATCCTGTTCGGATTGCGGATTTGTCTGCTTGTCTTCTGGGGCGCGACGGCCCTTTGCGCGACTCCGGTCATGGCCGGAAAGACCGTGGTCGCATGGTGCTACTATCGGACTGAGCCGTTCGTGACCGGGAAGGGGCAGGGACTGGCCCATGATTTCGTGAAAATGCTCAATGAAAGAGCGGAAGGACGTTTTCTGTTCACACTGGCGTTTCTTCCTCGCAAGCGCATAGATCAGCGGCTGGAATATCATGAACCGGGAGTGGTGCTGTTCGTGAATCCGATCTGGATGAACGACCCGGACGAGGAGCGGTACCTGTGGACCAGCCCGATGCTTCGGGACCGCAATGAAATCATTTCCAGTGCAAGTCGTCCGGTGGAATACGCCGGAGTGCCGAGTCTGTTCGGCCTCAAGCTCGGCGGGGTCTTCGGTCGCAGATATGCGCCGTTGGAACAGGCCGTGGCCACGGGCGAAATCCTGCGCGAGGATTCGGCCAGTGCGCGGCTGAACCTGCTCAAGGTGGCCGAGCGGCGGGTGGATTTCATCACCATGCCCCGCAGTCAGGCCATGCCTTTGGTCAAGTCGCTGAAAATCGGGCATCGGTTGCATTTTTCCAGCAAGCCACTCTTTTTGTATACACGCCATGTCCTTGTGACCAGAGAGTTGCATGACGTGTACGCGTTTCTCGAGGATTTCATGAGGAAGATTCCGGATGACCCGGAGTGGAAACGCATTCGGGAAAAGTACGAGGTTGAGTGA
- a CDS encoding ABC transporter substrate-binding protein — protein MKRFSIALAICLSLVLCASAALAAKTRVKVAFCTWVGYAPLYIAKEKGMFDKYGLDVDIMIIEDESQYAAAMATGNIDALGNVLDREIIHYAKGTAETLLFAMDESSGGDGLIASGDIRTVADLRGRTVGLDKSASSYFFFLSVLKKNSIPESEVNVLEMSTSDAGAAFMAGRLDAAVTWEPWLSKAIEREGGHILVSSADYPRTIVDVFMMRNEFIKEHPEAPLAMTRAWFEAIDWYRANPDEGNAIMAKGLGESRDDVADMVGGVTFYGRKGNLSFMDKSAPNSIFEVAERAGSFWRAKGIIAKDADVTPMISDVYVKEAAK, from the coding sequence ATGAAACGGTTTTCCATTGCGCTCGCCATCTGCCTGAGTCTGGTTCTGTGCGCTTCCGCAGCCCTTGCTGCCAAGACCAGGGTCAAGGTGGCCTTCTGCACCTGGGTTGGCTACGCCCCGCTGTACATTGCCAAGGAAAAGGGCATGTTCGACAAGTACGGTCTGGACGTGGACATCATGATCATCGAGGACGAGTCCCAGTATGCTGCGGCCATGGCCACGGGCAACATCGATGCGCTGGGCAACGTGCTGGACCGCGAGATCATCCACTATGCCAAGGGCACGGCCGAGACCCTGCTCTTTGCCATGGACGAATCCTCGGGCGGCGACGGCCTGATCGCCTCGGGCGACATCAGGACCGTGGCCGACCTTCGGGGCAGAACCGTGGGGCTGGACAAGAGCGCTTCGTCCTACTTCTTTTTTCTCAGCGTGCTGAAAAAGAACAGCATTCCGGAATCCGAGGTCAATGTGCTGGAAATGAGCACATCGGACGCGGGCGCGGCTTTCATGGCCGGCCGACTGGACGCGGCCGTGACCTGGGAACCGTGGCTTTCCAAGGCCATCGAGCGCGAGGGCGGCCACATTCTGGTCTCCTCGGCCGACTATCCCCGCACCATCGTGGACGTGTTCATGATGCGCAACGAATTCATCAAGGAGCACCCCGAAGCGCCGCTGGCCATGACTCGCGCATGGTTCGAGGCGATCGACTGGTATCGGGCCAATCCGGATGAGGGCAACGCCATCATGGCCAAGGGCCTTGGCGAAAGCCGGGACGACGTGGCCGACATGGTCGGAGGCGTGACCTTCTACGGACGCAAGGGCAACCTGTCCTTCATGGACAAGTCCGCTCCGAACTCCATCTTCGAAGTGGCCGAACGCGCGGGCTCGTTCTGGCGCGCCAAGGGCATCATTGCCAAGGACGCGGACGTGACCCCGATGATTTCGGACGTCTACGTGAAGGAAGCCGCCAAGTAA
- a CDS encoding ABC transporter permease → MSDSLRAKMAGRSLALLSFAVLLGLWCALSYSGAVKALFLPRPHSVLLAFGKMHEEGILWQYAWDSTYRVMVGWALAVAAAVPMGMLIATSRRWAALCQPIMEFARYLPVVALVPLTLLYFGIGDFQKFMVIFLGTFFQLVLMVADTVAAVPGDLSRAAATLGASRSQTYRLVLMPGALPGIMDDLRITIGWAWTYLVVAELVAANSGLGYMILKAQRFLAIDRIFAGLIIIGLLGLITDWSFKLLTRITVPWSEKTVK, encoded by the coding sequence ATGTCCGACTCCCTTCGCGCGAAAATGGCGGGCCGTTCGCTCGCCCTGCTGTCCTTTGCCGTCCTGCTGGGCCTGTGGTGCGCCCTGTCCTATTCCGGCGCGGTCAAGGCCCTGTTCCTGCCCCGGCCCCACAGCGTACTGCTCGCCTTCGGCAAGATGCACGAGGAAGGCATACTCTGGCAGTATGCCTGGGACTCCACCTACCGGGTCATGGTGGGCTGGGCCCTTGCCGTGGCCGCTGCCGTGCCGATGGGCATGCTGATCGCCACGTCCCGACGCTGGGCCGCGCTGTGCCAGCCCATCATGGAATTCGCGCGCTACCTGCCGGTGGTGGCTCTGGTGCCCCTGACCCTGCTGTATTTCGGGATCGGGGACTTCCAGAAGTTCATGGTCATCTTTCTGGGCACCTTCTTCCAGCTGGTGCTCATGGTGGCCGACACCGTGGCCGCCGTGCCCGGGGACCTGTCCCGCGCCGCAGCCACGCTGGGCGCGAGCCGCAGCCAGACCTACCGGCTGGTGCTCATGCCCGGCGCGCTGCCCGGGATCATGGACGACCTGCGCATCACCATCGGCTGGGCATGGACCTATCTGGTGGTGGCCGAACTCGTGGCCGCGAACTCGGGGCTGGGTTACATGATTCTCAAGGCGCAGCGCTTTCTGGCCATCGACCGCATCTTCGCGGGCCTGATCATCATCGGCCTTCTGGGCCTGATCACGGACTGGAGCTTCAAGCTCCTGACCCGAATCACGGTTCCGTGGAGCGAAAAGACCGTCAAATAG
- a CDS encoding bifunctional diguanylate cyclase/phosphodiesterase, with product MDTDNEQKVFLDAFHHSPMAMVIVSSRGEFIHVNNRFTEATGYGLGDMPDMRSWFARTYPETGQQEALLAGWMAMAEQEKPVSEVLPVTCRDGKSRIFRFRSAFSGGFAFLSLEDVTGERRNLDLLVRSERNFRTIFDSTTDAIFVHDAETGRILETNQAFLDMYGYAREEAQDVSVGDLSQNRPPYSVENAMMILAEVRKGKTSQFEWRARRRNGQLFWADLVARPVTLDGQERIIVVARDVTDRREAEEALAETAENYRSVFNATSDAIVIQEPDSAMIIDANRAAARMLGYSRRQLRRMTAPELLSQEPEQAREMVLNAFDQVRTQGSRTLELQLRRKDGTSFWVGLSIRHARIGGQWRIISVARDIDERKQAENKLRLSSEVFSQSADSIVITDAENVILEVNRSFTRITGYSESECIGKKPSLLKSGRHGADFYREMWTSICETGYWSGEIWNRKKNGEMFPAWLSIATVRDRDGAIINFIGTFSDLSEAKRAEESIHRLHYYDLLTGLPNRALCLDRLAHDFQHSDRDNSFAAVLVLGLDGFKTVNESLGIEGGDELLRQVAERLDQTLPGVQSFARLGSDTFAAIAGDIKDPGDVAAVIRKMQQSFASPFYVGANEVFLSACIGASLYPQDGDSPQAILNNAENAMRRAKANGPNSYGFFAAGMAEEASERLHLEADLRRALERGELLLHYQPKVNVCTGAIEGAEALVRWNHPERGMVPPFKFIPFAEERDLIHSIGEWVLRRACRDCLRFREVGHPGLCVAVNISPKQFFEGRVDSLVRDVLADTGLPGECLEVEITEQMLVSDMERTKQTLVRIKEQNVSIAVDDFGTGYSSLSYLTSFPLTTLKVDRSFVMDVVENRDSAAVTGAIISMARSLGLGVVAEGAETAEQVAFLHERGCVTVQGYYYSRPVPLEDFLELLKTPFPPFAPPA from the coding sequence ATGGATACGGACAACGAGCAGAAAGTCTTTCTCGACGCGTTCCACCACTCGCCCATGGCAATGGTGATTGTCTCGTCGCGCGGTGAGTTCATTCACGTGAACAATCGGTTTACCGAAGCCACGGGATACGGGCTGGGCGACATGCCGGACATGCGTTCCTGGTTTGCCCGGACATATCCGGAGACCGGGCAGCAGGAGGCTCTGCTTGCGGGCTGGATGGCCATGGCCGAACAGGAAAAGCCCGTGTCCGAGGTCCTGCCGGTGACCTGCCGGGACGGGAAATCGCGCATCTTCCGATTCCGCAGCGCCTTTTCCGGGGGCTTTGCCTTTCTCTCTCTGGAGGACGTGACCGGAGAACGGCGCAATCTCGACCTTCTGGTCCGTTCCGAACGCAATTTCCGAACCATCTTCGATTCCACCACGGACGCCATTTTCGTGCACGATGCGGAAACCGGACGCATTCTGGAGACCAATCAGGCCTTTCTGGACATGTACGGGTATGCGCGCGAGGAAGCGCAGGATGTGAGTGTCGGCGATCTCAGCCAAAACAGGCCGCCGTATAGCGTGGAAAACGCCATGATGATTCTGGCCGAGGTGCGCAAGGGCAAGACCTCGCAGTTCGAATGGCGTGCCCGGCGCAGGAACGGGCAGCTTTTCTGGGCCGATCTGGTGGCCCGGCCCGTGACGCTGGACGGGCAGGAACGCATCATCGTGGTGGCCCGCGACGTGACCGACCGCAGGGAGGCCGAGGAGGCGCTGGCCGAAACCGCGGAAAACTATCGCAGCGTGTTCAACGCCACGTCCGACGCCATCGTGATTCAGGAACCGGATTCGGCCATGATCATCGACGCGAACCGTGCCGCGGCCCGGATGCTCGGCTACTCCCGACGCCAGTTGCGGCGCATGACCGCCCCGGAGCTGCTGTCGCAGGAGCCGGAACAGGCCCGGGAAATGGTCCTGAACGCATTCGATCAGGTGCGCACGCAGGGGAGCCGCACGCTGGAGCTGCAACTGCGTCGCAAGGACGGCACTTCGTTCTGGGTCGGGCTGTCCATCCGCCACGCACGCATCGGCGGCCAGTGGCGCATCATTTCCGTGGCCAGGGACATTGACGAGCGCAAACAGGCGGAAAACAAGCTGCGCCTGTCCTCCGAGGTCTTTTCCCAGAGCGCGGACAGCATCGTGATCACGGATGCCGAGAATGTCATTCTGGAGGTCAACAGGTCCTTCACGCGCATCACCGGCTATTCGGAATCCGAGTGCATCGGCAAAAAGCCGAGCCTGCTCAAGAGCGGTCGCCACGGCGCGGATTTCTACAGGGAAATGTGGACCTCCATCTGTGAGACCGGGTACTGGTCCGGGGAAATCTGGAACCGCAAGAAGAACGGCGAGATGTTTCCGGCGTGGCTTTCCATTGCCACGGTCCGCGACCGGGACGGGGCCATCATCAATTTCATCGGCACGTTTTCCGATCTGTCCGAGGCCAAGAGGGCCGAGGAATCCATCCACCGCCTGCATTATTACGATCTGCTCACCGGCCTGCCGAACCGCGCCCTGTGTCTGGATCGGCTGGCGCACGACTTTCAGCATTCGGACCGGGACAACTCCTTTGCGGCCGTGCTGGTTCTGGGACTGGACGGGTTCAAGACCGTGAACGAATCCCTTGGCATAGAGGGCGGGGACGAACTGCTGCGTCAGGTGGCGGAGCGTCTTGATCAGACTCTGCCCGGGGTGCAGTCCTTTGCCCGGCTCGGCAGCGATACCTTTGCCGCGATTGCCGGGGACATCAAGGACCCGGGCGACGTGGCCGCTGTCATCCGGAAGATGCAGCAGTCATTTGCAAGTCCCTTTTACGTGGGGGCAAACGAGGTCTTTCTGTCCGCCTGCATCGGCGCAAGCCTGTATCCGCAGGACGGGGATTCGCCGCAGGCCATTCTGAACAATGCGGAAAACGCCATGCGCCGGGCCAAGGCCAATGGACCGAACAGCTACGGCTTCTTTGCCGCGGGAATGGCCGAGGAGGCCTCGGAACGGCTGCATCTGGAAGCGGACCTGCGTCGGGCGCTCGAACGGGGGGAGCTGCTGCTGCACTACCAGCCCAAGGTCAACGTGTGTACCGGGGCCATCGAAGGCGCCGAGGCGCTGGTGCGCTGGAACCATCCGGAGCGCGGCATGGTGCCGCCCTTCAAGTTCATTCCCTTTGCCGAGGAGCGCGATCTGATCCATTCCATCGGGGAATGGGTGCTGCGCCGGGCCTGTCGCGACTGTCTCCGCTTTCGCGAGGTCGGGCATCCCGGCCTGTGCGTGGCCGTGAACATTTCGCCCAAGCAGTTTTTCGAAGGCAGAGTGGATTCCCTTGTCCGGGACGTGCTTGCGGATACCGGGCTGCCCGGAGAATGCCTTGAGGTGGAGATCACCGAGCAGATGCTGGTTTCCGACATGGAGCGCACCAAGCAGACGCTGGTTCGGATCAAGGAACAGAACGTGTCCATTGCCGTGGACGACTTCGGCACCGGATATTCCTCGCTCAGCTATCTGACCAGTTTTCCCCTGACCACGCTCAAGGTCGACCGATCCTTTGTCATGGACGTGGTGGAGAATCGGGACAGCGCGGCAGTGACCGGGGCCATCATTTCCATGGCCCGCAGTCTGGGACTGGGCGTGGTGGCAGAGGGCGCGGAGACCGCCGAGCAGGTGGCGTTTCTGCATGAACGCGGCTGCGTCACGGTGCAGGGATACTACTATTCCCGGCCCGTGCCTCTCGAGGATTTTCTGGAGTTGCTCAAGACGCCGTTCCCTCCTTTTGCGCCTCCTGCCTGA
- a CDS encoding substrate-binding periplasmic protein yields MKTGCRGYAFALAALLLAFSGWQLSARAEQAVTVWSYHHTVPFLEEGGGGLNRDFVEMLNARGRGRFRFLLHFLPRKRIDMELDRGEPGVVLFVNPEWMRDSGRTRHLWTGPFLMDSDEIISRRSRPVEYAGVESLTGLKLGGMLGWKYDQFEEAFSRGDIVREDTAEARHNLLKLIEGRVDFVVFPRVQALPLIKAMGVADRLHFSARPLAPYARHVLVTRNLPHVFEFLEEVQQSLSEDAEWQRLRQRHGLE; encoded by the coding sequence ATGAAAACCGGTTGTCGCGGATATGCCTTCGCGCTTGCGGCCCTGCTCCTCGCCTTTTCGGGCTGGCAGTTGTCCGCGCGCGCCGAGCAGGCCGTGACGGTCTGGAGCTACCACCATACCGTGCCGTTTCTGGAAGAGGGCGGAGGCGGCCTGAATCGGGATTTCGTGGAGATGCTCAATGCGCGGGGCAGAGGGCGGTTCCGGTTCCTCCTGCATTTTCTGCCCAGAAAACGCATTGACATGGAACTGGACCGGGGCGAGCCGGGCGTGGTGCTGTTCGTGAATCCGGAATGGATGCGGGATTCCGGCAGGACTCGCCATCTGTGGACCGGGCCGTTTCTCATGGATTCCGACGAAATCATTTCGCGCAGAAGCAGACCCGTTGAATACGCGGGTGTGGAAAGCCTGACCGGGCTCAAGCTCGGCGGCATGCTGGGCTGGAAGTACGATCAGTTCGAAGAGGCCTTTTCCCGGGGCGACATCGTGCGCGAGGACACGGCCGAGGCCCGGCACAACCTGCTCAAGCTGATCGAGGGGCGCGTGGACTTCGTGGTGTTTCCGCGCGTGCAGGCCCTGCCTCTGATCAAGGCCATGGGGGTGGCGGACAGGCTGCACTTCTCGGCCCGGCCGCTTGCTCCGTATGCGCGGCATGTGCTGGTGACCCGGAATTTGCCGCATGTCTTCGAATTTCTGGAGGAAGTGCAGCAATCCCTGTCCGAGGATGCCGAGTGGCAGCGGCTCAGGCAAAGGCATGGTCTTGAATGA
- the argS gene encoding arginine--tRNA ligase, which produces MRAKQHLEAALKAVLDHNGWEWPEKAVVEPPKDRQFGDMSANVAMMLAKQARKAPRAIAEDISNELASDPLIEKIDIAGPGFLNFTFAPSFWQQTARVVREAGDAYGDSELGKGVRVQVEYVSANPTGPLHIGHGRGAALGDSLVRILDKAGYDVEAEYYINDAGRQMLILGGSILYRARQIKGMDPEKPEDLYRGDYIRDIAADLLEKHPDLLDMPEAEALEICKVYGKDVILETIKTDLKAFGVRHDVWFSEKSLVEKGLVEETFADLRKSGLGFDKDDAFWFRATEFGDDKDRVLRKSNGDTTYFASDIAYHDNKFKRGFDIVIDIWGADHHGYIPRMDAACEALGQKGKLHVILVNLVNLLRDGQPIAMSTRAGQFETLEDVVKEVGSDASRFMFLSRKSDSRLDFDLELVKQKTMDNPVYYVQYAHARIRSMMRKAGEQGRQPAAPEDATLALLDTKYDLQLLQMLDQYPDFVESAARSQSPHVISTFLQELAATLHRYYTNVHVLSAEDDVLAARLLLLDCVSGVIRNGLSLLGVSAPESM; this is translated from the coding sequence ATGAGAGCGAAACAACATCTTGAAGCGGCCCTCAAGGCCGTTTTGGACCATAACGGTTGGGAATGGCCGGAAAAAGCCGTGGTGGAACCGCCCAAGGACCGCCAGTTCGGGGACATGTCCGCCAATGTGGCCATGATGCTGGCCAAGCAGGCCAGAAAGGCCCCGCGCGCCATTGCCGAAGATATTTCCAACGAACTGGCTTCCGATCCGCTGATCGAGAAGATCGACATTGCCGGACCCGGGTTCCTGAATTTCACCTTTGCCCCGTCCTTCTGGCAGCAGACAGCCCGCGTGGTGCGCGAGGCCGGAGACGCCTACGGCGATTCCGAACTGGGCAAGGGCGTGCGCGTACAGGTGGAATACGTTTCCGCCAACCCCACCGGCCCCCTGCACATCGGGCATGGCCGCGGCGCAGCTCTCGGCGACAGTCTGGTTCGCATTCTGGACAAGGCCGGATACGATGTGGAGGCCGAATACTACATCAACGACGCCGGACGGCAGATGCTCATCCTTGGCGGCTCGATCCTGTACCGCGCCCGCCAGATCAAGGGCATGGACCCGGAAAAGCCCGAGGACCTGTACAGGGGCGACTACATCCGCGACATTGCCGCCGATCTGCTGGAAAAGCATCCGGACCTGCTCGACATGCCCGAGGCCGAGGCCTTGGAAATCTGCAAGGTCTACGGCAAGGACGTGATCCTGGAGACCATCAAGACCGACCTCAAGGCCTTTGGCGTGCGCCACGACGTGTGGTTCTCGGAGAAGTCCCTTGTGGAAAAGGGGCTTGTGGAAGAGACCTTTGCGGATCTGCGCAAGTCCGGGCTCGGCTTCGACAAGGACGATGCGTTCTGGTTCAGGGCCACGGAGTTCGGCGACGACAAGGACCGCGTCCTGCGCAAGTCCAATGGCGACACCACCTATTTCGCATCCGACATCGCCTACCACGACAACAAGTTCAAGCGCGGCTTCGACATCGTCATCGACATCTGGGGTGCGGACCATCACGGGTACATCCCGCGCATGGACGCGGCCTGCGAGGCGCTGGGCCAGAAAGGCAAGCTGCACGTGATTCTTGTCAATCTGGTCAACCTGCTGCGCGACGGACAGCCCATTGCCATGTCCACCCGCGCCGGCCAGTTCGAGACGCTGGAGGACGTGGTCAAGGAAGTGGGGTCGGACGCGTCCCGATTCATGTTCCTGTCCCGCAAGTCCGATTCCCGTCTGGATTTCGATCTGGAGCTGGTCAAGCAGAAGACCATGGACAACCCGGTGTACTACGTGCAGTACGCACACGCCCGCATCCGCTCCATGATGCGCAAGGCCGGGGAACAGGGCAGGCAGCCCGCTGCGCCCGAGGACGCAACTCTGGCCCTGCTGGACACGAAATACGATCTCCAGTTGCTCCAGATGCTGGACCAGTATCCGGACTTCGTGGAGAGCGCGGCGCGCAGCCAGTCTCCGCATGTCATCTCCACGTTCCTTCAGGAGCTTGCCGCAACCCTGCACAGGTATTATACCAACGTGCATGTGCTCTCTGCCGAAGACGATGTGCTGGCCGCCCGGCTCCTGCTGCTGGACTGCGTGTCCGGCGTGATCCGCAACGGCCTTTCCCTGCTCGGCGTTTCCGCGCCCGAGTCCATGTAA
- a CDS encoding PACE efflux transporter — protein sequence MRTTRDRIRHTILFEVLGLCLCTPLASWVLDRHVTAIGLMAVVISLTAMVWNYLFNLLFDHLLVRSGRPVNVRPPWMRSAHAILFETSLLVFTVPFVAWWLELGLIEAFLTDLGFALFYLVYAYLFNWAYDVVFPMPSQAGERA from the coding sequence ATGAGAACCACTCGAGACAGAATCAGACATACCATTCTTTTTGAAGTGCTGGGCCTGTGCCTTTGCACGCCCCTTGCTTCGTGGGTGCTGGACCGGCACGTGACCGCAATCGGCCTCATGGCCGTGGTGATTTCCCTTACCGCCATGGTTTGGAACTACCTGTTCAATCTGCTTTTCGACCATCTTCTGGTTCGGTCAGGCAGACCCGTGAACGTGCGCCCGCCGTGGATGCGGTCCGCGCACGCCATCCTGTTCGAGACCTCCCTGCTCGTGTTCACCGTGCCGTTCGTGGCCTGGTGGCTGGAGCTCGGTCTGATCGAAGCCTTTCTGACCGATCTGGGATTCGCCCTGTTCTATCTGGTCTATGCCTATCTGTTCAACTGGGCGTATGACGTGGTGTTTCCCATGCCCTCCCAGGCCGGGGAACGCGCGTAA
- a CDS encoding SPOR domain-containing protein, translating to MSEDRKRKYQVKFPKLDAKNKTYTFTLSLPGLVSAIGGAVVALTFFFVLGILIGRGYRPEADVPQLARIMPSKVHGQVQAVAPEQPEVLKAEELDYPEQLAKAPQQPLAPKPKAQPEPKAASRPAPKPETEAKALPAAKAQTEQPGAPVYAYVYQAASFRKLDMAEKLRKQLAAAGLNSQIQSAEAKGTTWYRVNVLHTGTEASTSTMKAALAQFKIRKPLLRGKTQVQ from the coding sequence ATGTCGGAAGATAGGAAAAGGAAGTATCAGGTCAAATTCCCCAAGCTCGACGCAAAGAACAAGACCTACACGTTCACCCTGTCCCTGCCCGGGCTGGTTTCGGCCATTGGTGGCGCAGTGGTGGCCCTGACCTTCTTTTTCGTTCTTGGAATACTCATCGGCCGGGGCTATCGGCCCGAGGCGGACGTGCCCCAGCTCGCCAGAATCATGCCCTCCAAGGTGCATGGACAGGTGCAGGCCGTTGCCCCGGAACAGCCCGAGGTGCTCAAGGCCGAGGAACTGGACTACCCGGAACAGCTTGCCAAGGCGCCGCAGCAGCCGCTCGCGCCCAAGCCAAAGGCCCAACCCGAGCCAAAGGCCGCGTCCAGGCCTGCCCCCAAACCGGAAACCGAGGCCAAGGCCCTGCCCGCTGCCAAGGCGCAGACGGAACAGCCCGGTGCGCCGGTCTATGCCTACGTGTATCAGGCCGCGTCCTTTCGCAAGCTGGACATGGCCGAGAAGCTCAGGAAGCAGCTGGCCGCTGCCGGACTGAATTCGCAGATCCAGTCCGCCGAGGCCAAGGGCACCACGTGGTATCGGGTCAATGTCCTGCACACCGGCACCGAGGCGTCCACCTCGAC
- the selD gene encoding selenide, water dikinase SelD — protein MPKYRLVNMVKAAGUAAKIAPGDLEQALSGLAARHDTRVLVGTPGDNEDAVVLSFPPGKALVQTVDFFTPTVNDPYRFGRIAAANALSDVYAMGGEPWSAMNIVCFPVKKLPADVLAEVLRGGADALAEAGAVLAGGHSVEDDEIKYGLAVSGIVDPDRIASNRGARPGDHLYLTKAVGTGVLTTAVKAEWDGHEEMEELLFQTSGRLNRVGGQVIRELGLAGATDITGFGLGGHLLELAEASGVRMEIAVHSVPLLDHALELAGMGLLPAGSICNRNHYLSRFDVASGLDPLLVDMIFDAQTSGGLVLCVPPEKSEQARDMLEQGGDLAARIGTVLPARSGAGTISLV, from the coding sequence ATGCCGAAATACCGGCTGGTGAACATGGTCAAGGCTGCTGGCTGAGCAGCCAAGATCGCTCCGGGGGACCTGGAGCAGGCACTTTCCGGGCTTGCGGCCCGGCACGACACTCGTGTCCTTGTGGGAACGCCCGGGGACAACGAGGACGCCGTGGTGTTGTCCTTTCCTCCGGGAAAGGCCCTGGTCCAGACCGTGGACTTCTTCACTCCCACCGTCAATGATCCCTACCGTTTCGGCCGCATTGCCGCGGCCAATGCCCTGTCCGATGTCTATGCCATGGGCGGCGAGCCCTGGTCCGCCATGAACATCGTGTGCTTTCCGGTCAAGAAGCTGCCTGCCGACGTGCTGGCCGAGGTCCTGCGAGGCGGGGCCGACGCCCTTGCCGAGGCCGGGGCCGTGCTGGCTGGCGGACACAGCGTGGAGGACGACGAGATCAAGTACGGGCTGGCCGTGTCCGGCATCGTGGACCCGGACCGCATCGCCTCCAACCGGGGGGCGCGGCCCGGCGATCATCTCTATCTGACCAAGGCCGTGGGCACGGGCGTGCTCACCACTGCGGTCAAGGCTGAATGGGACGGGCACGAGGAAATGGAGGAGCTGCTCTTCCAGACCTCGGGCCGACTCAACCGCGTGGGCGGGCAGGTCATCCGCGAACTCGGCCTTGCCGGAGCCACGGACATCACCGGGTTCGGCCTTGGCGGCCATCTTCTCGAACTTGCCGAAGCCAGCGGCGTGCGCATGGAAATCGCGGTCCACAGCGTGCCTCTGCTTGATCATGCGCTGGAGCTCGCGGGCATGGGACTGCTTCCTGCCGGGAGCATCTGCAACCGCAATCACTACCTGTCCAGATTCGATGTCGCATCCGGGCTGGACCCGCTGCTCGTGGACATGATCTTCGATGCCCAGACCTCCGGCGGACTCGTCCTGTGCGTGCCTCCCGAAAAATCGGAGCAGGCTCGCGACATGCTTGAACAGGGCGGCGACCTTGCCGCGCGCATCGGCACGGTGCTGCCTGCCCGGTCCGGCGCAGGAACGATTTCCCTCGTCTAG
- a CDS encoding ABC transporter ATP-binding protein, with the protein MSKLAIQGLGKVFGSGDKTVTALQDIDIEVAEGEFAVVVGPSGCGKSTLLNIVAGLEKESTGKAVIDGRRIQGPGADRGMVFQSYTLFPWLTVRKNVEFGLRIRRMPAEERAAIARKYLKLVGLGDFENALPKELSGGMKQRTAIARVLANSPDMLLMDEPFGALDAQTRLQLQDLLLDVWREEKATVLFITHDIDEAILLADTIHIMSSRPGTITKSITVDIPRPRDHRVTVLPEFAAIKKEIMELLWNEMN; encoded by the coding sequence ATGAGCAAACTGGCAATTCAGGGACTGGGAAAGGTTTTCGGCTCGGGCGACAAGACCGTGACCGCATTGCAGGACATTGACATCGAAGTGGCCGAGGGCGAATTCGCGGTCGTTGTCGGACCTTCGGGGTGCGGCAAGTCAACCCTGCTGAACATCGTGGCCGGGCTGGAAAAGGAAAGCACGGGCAAGGCCGTGATCGATGGCCGTCGCATTCAGGGACCGGGCGCGGATCGGGGCATGGTATTCCAGTCCTACACCCTGTTTCCGTGGCTCACGGTGCGCAAGAACGTGGAATTCGGCCTGCGCATCAGAAGGATGCCTGCCGAGGAACGCGCGGCCATTGCCCGCAAGTATCTGAAGCTCGTGGGCCTCGGTGATTTCGAAAACGCCCTGCCCAAGGAGCTTTCCGGCGGCATGAAGCAGCGCACGGCCATTGCCCGGGTTCTGGCCAACAGCCCGGACATGCTGCTCATGGACGAACCCTTCGGCGCACTGGACGCCCAGACCCGGCTCCAGCTTCAGGATCTGCTGCTGGACGTATGGCGCGAGGAAAAGGCCACGGTCCTGTTCATCACCCACGACATTGACGAGGCCATTCTGCTGGCCGACACCATCCACATCATGTCCAGCCGTCCCGGCACCATCACCAAATCCATCACCGTGGACATCCCCCGGCCCCGCGACCACCGCGTCACGGTCCTGCCGGAATTCGCCGCCATCAAGAAGGAAATCATGGAACTGCTCTGGAACGAGATGAACTGA